A genomic window from Flavobacterium phycosphaerae includes:
- a CDS encoding SRPBCC family protein, whose translation MEKTTNSLSLIKTYKASAAMLWKVITDREHLKQWYFDFTEDWKLETGSQFDWYAGDNDGKQWQHRGVMLEIIPNQKLVHSWEYVGYSGTSVVTWELRPIDENNTELHFSHVFTVPFDVTEPGLARENFEKGWNHILTISLPDYIEKQTK comes from the coding sequence ATGGAAAAAACCACTAACAGCCTCAGTCTAATCAAGACTTATAAGGCATCCGCAGCAATGCTCTGGAAAGTCATTACCGACAGAGAACATTTAAAACAATGGTATTTCGATTTTACCGAAGATTGGAAACTGGAAACGGGCAGTCAGTTTGACTGGTACGCCGGCGATAACGATGGGAAACAATGGCAACACCGTGGAGTAATGCTCGAAATTATTCCCAATCAAAAACTGGTGCACAGCTGGGAATACGTTGGATACTCAGGCACTTCGGTTGTAACTTGGGAATTACGTCCTATTGATGAGAATAACACTGAACTGCACTTCAGCCATGTGTTTACCGTACCATTTGATGTAACAGAGCCGGGATTAGCCAGAGAAAACTTTGAAAAAGGCTGGAATCACATCCTTACCATTTCGTTACCTGACTATATTGAAAAGCAAACTAAATAA
- a CDS encoding SRPBCC family protein: protein MELSKEKFILTREIKADKETVFKAFSEAEALAQWWGPAGMPITEMTLSFEPNGKFHYKLEGNNQVMWGLFVYKKISSPDVIEYVSSFADEKGNVCKSPFPIDFPLEVYNQLTFEEHNGITKLTLKAHPINATEEQVTAFVDLTASMEQGFSGTFKQLEAYLSKK, encoded by the coding sequence ATGGAACTTAGTAAAGAAAAATTCATACTAACCCGAGAAATTAAAGCCGATAAAGAAACCGTCTTCAAAGCTTTTAGTGAGGCTGAAGCGTTAGCGCAATGGTGGGGTCCGGCCGGAATGCCCATTACCGAAATGACTTTATCCTTTGAACCTAATGGCAAATTTCATTACAAATTAGAAGGCAATAATCAAGTAATGTGGGGCTTATTTGTATACAAAAAAATCAGTAGTCCTGATGTTATTGAATATGTAAGCTCTTTTGCAGATGAAAAAGGAAATGTGTGTAAATCGCCCTTCCCTATTGATTTTCCGTTAGAAGTGTATAACCAACTGACTTTTGAAGAGCATAATGGCATTACAAAACTGACGCTAAAAGCGCATCCCATAAATGCCACTGAGGAACAAGTAACTGCCTTTGTTGATCTGACAGCCAGCATGGAGCAAGGATTTAGTGGTACGTTTAAACAATTAGAAGCTTATTTGTCGAAGAAATAA
- a CDS encoding Lrp/AsnC family transcriptional regulator, whose product MDATDKKLLTLLQQDAKQTTKQLSAKLSLSVTAVYERIKKLEREGIIDNYVVLLNRNKINKGFVVFCHIKLIQHSKEFLTHFERQVVKLEEVLECFHVSGDYDYILKVCVKDMEEYREFMVTKLTTLQHIGSTHSTFMIGEVKNTTAFSF is encoded by the coding sequence ATGGACGCTACCGACAAAAAACTCCTTACCCTACTGCAACAAGACGCTAAGCAAACCACCAAGCAACTATCGGCAAAACTAAGCTTATCGGTCACTGCCGTTTACGAGCGGATTAAAAAGTTAGAGCGTGAGGGCATAATAGATAACTATGTGGTATTGCTTAATCGCAACAAAATCAACAAAGGTTTTGTAGTATTTTGTCACATCAAATTAATTCAGCACTCCAAAGAATTCTTGACCCATTTTGAGCGTCAGGTAGTAAAGCTGGAAGAGGTTTTAGAGTGTTTCCATGTGAGCGGTGATTATGATTATATTTTAAAAGTATGTGTCAAAGACATGGAAGAGTACCGTGAATTTATGGTCACCAAGCTAACCACACTGCAGCATATTGGCAGTACCCATAGTACTTTTATGATTGGCGAAGTAAAAAACACCACCGCATTCTCTTTTTAA
- a CDS encoding aminotransferase class I/II-fold pyridoxal phosphate-dependent enzyme yields the protein MNTTPQTLVDFNPADKIQDLQYFGEFGGVNPSISDSSTYTFLSAKTMFDTFEGNAEGCYLYSRHSSPMNLYLGQALAAMEGTESANVAASGMGAITPVLMQLCSAGDEIVSSRTIYGGTYAFMKNMLPKWNIKTHFVDITKLDIVEAAITPNTKVLYCETVSNPLLEVADIEALAVIAKRYGIKLVVDNTFSPLSVAPAKLGADVVIHSLTKFINGSSDTVGGVVCASQEFINDLKNVNNGASMLLGPTMDSLRASSILKNLRTLHIRMKQHSHNAMYLAQQFEKDGLKIVYPGLPSHPSHKLYAGMINPEYGFGGMMTMDVGTLDKANELMELMQHRNLGYLAVSLGFYKTLFSAPGTSTSSEIPLEEQKEMGLTDGLIRFSIGLDNDIERTYQMMKQCMTELNML from the coding sequence ATGAATACCACGCCTCAAACTTTAGTTGATTTTAACCCTGCCGATAAGATACAGGACTTACAGTATTTCGGTGAATTTGGAGGAGTGAATCCTTCTATCTCTGATAGTTCTACCTATACCTTTCTTTCGGCCAAAACCATGTTTGACACTTTTGAAGGCAATGCCGAAGGCTGCTATTTGTATTCGCGTCATTCCTCGCCTATGAATTTGTACTTAGGCCAAGCCTTAGCTGCCATGGAAGGTACGGAAAGCGCCAATGTCGCTGCCTCGGGTATGGGAGCTATAACGCCGGTTTTAATGCAATTGTGCAGTGCCGGTGACGAAATTGTATCTAGCCGTACTATATATGGCGGGACTTATGCCTTTATGAAAAACATGTTACCGAAATGGAATATCAAAACCCATTTTGTTGACATCACCAAATTAGATATAGTAGAAGCCGCTATCACACCCAATACCAAAGTATTGTATTGTGAAACGGTTAGCAACCCTTTGCTGGAAGTAGCCGATATTGAAGCCTTAGCCGTTATTGCCAAACGCTATGGTATTAAGTTAGTTGTTGATAATACTTTTTCTCCACTATCGGTTGCTCCGGCAAAATTGGGGGCTGATGTTGTTATACACAGTTTGACCAAGTTTATCAACGGTAGTAGTGATACGGTGGGCGGTGTAGTCTGTGCTTCACAGGAATTTATAAACGATTTAAAGAATGTGAACAATGGTGCCAGTATGCTTTTGGGACCTACTATGGACAGTTTGAGAGCTTCAAGCATCTTGAAAAACCTTCGTACCCTGCATATCAGAATGAAACAACACAGTCATAACGCTATGTATTTGGCTCAGCAGTTCGAAAAAGACGGTTTAAAAATTGTTTATCCGGGCTTGCCAAGCCATCCGAGTCATAAGTTGTACGCCGGTATGATTAATCCGGAATATGGTTTTGGCGGTATGATGACTATGGATGTGGGAACGTTAGACAAAGCCAACGAACTGATGGAGTTGATGCAACACCGTAACTTAGGCTATCTCGCCGTAAGCTTAGGCTTTTATAAAACATTGTTTAGTGCTCCGGGGACTTCCACTTCTTCCGAAATTCCGTTAGAAGAACAAAAGGAAATGGGATTGACTGATGGGTTAATCCGTTTTTCTATCGGGTTAGATAATGATATAGAACGCACCTATCAAATGATGAAACAGTGCATGACCGAATTGAACATGTTATAA